From Chromohalobacter canadensis, one genomic window encodes:
- a CDS encoding glutamine amidotransferase: MSRTALILRHVSFEDLGHWKSVLESADYILEYIDNGVEELDSRDPLAPDLVIVLGGPISVNDKLDYPFLSDTQRFLSKRLELGMPTLGICLGAQMMAQALGGEVVSQPRVEIGFKALSLSSSGRLGPLRHLEGVPVLHWHGERFTLPEGATALASTDVCPVQGFSFGNTLMGLQFHPEVGSGGFERWLIGHTLELAKADISPENLRQQALLNGPLLKKAGQKLLRDWLAGFAS; this comes from the coding sequence ATGTCTCGCACTGCACTCATACTGCGCCATGTTTCATTCGAGGATCTTGGGCACTGGAAAAGCGTCTTGGAATCTGCCGATTATATCTTGGAATACATAGATAACGGCGTTGAAGAGCTTGATAGTCGCGACCCCTTGGCTCCGGACTTGGTGATAGTGCTGGGCGGCCCAATCAGCGTTAACGATAAGCTGGACTATCCTTTTCTGAGCGACACGCAACGATTTTTGAGTAAGCGTCTGGAGCTTGGTATGCCCACGCTTGGAATCTGCCTAGGAGCGCAGATGATGGCTCAAGCCTTAGGTGGAGAAGTCGTGTCTCAGCCACGAGTAGAAATTGGCTTCAAGGCGCTTTCACTCTCGTCTTCCGGGCGCTTGGGGCCCTTGCGACATCTAGAAGGGGTGCCAGTACTCCATTGGCATGGTGAGCGCTTTACGTTGCCTGAGGGAGCAACGGCTCTGGCTTCGACAGACGTTTGCCCGGTCCAGGGATTTAGCTTTGGCAATACGCTGATGGGCTTACAGTTTCATCCAGAAGTGGGGAGTGGTGGCTTTGAGCGGTGGTTGATCGGGCATACGCTGGAGTTGGCAAAGGCGGATATATCGCCTGAAAATTTGCGTCAGCAAGCCTTGCTAAATGGCCCGCTTCTCAAAAAGGCGGGGCAAAAACTGCTTCGAGATTGGCTAGCAGGTTTCGCTTCATGA
- the pdxR gene encoding MocR-like pyridoxine biosynthesis transcription factor PdxR — MSTITFSLDLDGNSQAPLFLVIAKAIIRDIRSGRLPPETRLPGTRTLARQLAVNRNTVDAAYQELIAQGWAETLPASGTYISRDLPQSSEPPEPSHSVRATQRGSVSSPTPSLSFNDGAPDTRLVPSKALARAFRRALLRPDFQQRSDYQDGMGNAALRQALSDYLTSHRGKHYAAEHLLVTRGSQMALYLSARTLLSQDNAIAMEDPGYPQAREAFLATGARVIGIPVDDKGICVESLENALKANPEIRAVYITPHHQYPTTVTLGAARRLRLLELARRYGLVLIEDDYDHEYHFEGRPVHPIASMANENEQVIYIGSLSKLLSPGIRVGYVHAPPNLLDPMLEVRSVIDRQGDLPLEMAIAELMTNGELARHTRKGRQLYRARRDIMADTLHAAFGEAIDFNLPTGGLAIWLRLPCGVDIRSLAHEAERQGLSVTPGEYFTVDVMPPRAFRLGYGALDNSQIQEAVKILYSAYRQVRFESSVFAP, encoded by the coding sequence ATGTCGACTATCACCTTTTCGTTAGACTTAGACGGCAATAGCCAAGCGCCGCTTTTCCTAGTCATTGCCAAGGCGATTATCCGCGATATCCGGAGTGGACGCCTTCCACCGGAAACACGACTTCCCGGGACACGGACGCTAGCACGTCAACTAGCAGTCAACCGCAATACCGTCGACGCTGCTTATCAGGAGTTGATAGCCCAAGGTTGGGCCGAGACCCTCCCCGCTAGTGGAACTTACATCTCTCGGGATCTGCCGCAGAGCAGCGAGCCACCTGAACCATCTCATTCAGTACGGGCCACGCAGAGGGGTTCTGTCTCCTCACCGACGCCTTCTCTCTCATTCAATGATGGGGCTCCCGATACACGGTTGGTGCCGTCGAAGGCGTTGGCACGCGCATTCCGACGCGCCCTGCTACGCCCTGACTTCCAACAGCGTTCGGATTACCAAGACGGGATGGGTAATGCAGCCTTGCGCCAAGCATTGTCCGATTACTTGACTTCACATCGAGGTAAGCATTACGCCGCGGAGCACCTCCTGGTGACCCGCGGTAGTCAGATGGCCCTTTATTTATCGGCTAGAACACTTCTGTCGCAGGACAACGCCATTGCGATGGAAGACCCTGGCTATCCGCAGGCCCGGGAAGCTTTTCTCGCCACAGGTGCACGCGTTATAGGTATACCTGTTGACGACAAGGGGATCTGCGTTGAGTCGTTGGAGAACGCTTTGAAAGCTAATCCTGAAATACGCGCGGTCTATATCACGCCCCACCATCAATATCCCACCACAGTGACCTTGGGGGCTGCCAGACGCCTTAGGCTTTTAGAGCTAGCCCGGCGATACGGCCTTGTTTTGATAGAGGATGACTACGATCACGAGTATCATTTTGAAGGACGCCCCGTTCACCCAATAGCCTCCATGGCCAACGAGAACGAGCAAGTCATTTATATAGGGTCTCTTTCCAAATTACTCAGCCCGGGAATCAGAGTTGGATACGTCCATGCACCACCCAACCTGCTAGACCCCATGCTGGAAGTGAGGTCGGTCATTGACCGTCAGGGTGACCTCCCCCTGGAAATGGCGATTGCCGAGCTGATGACGAACGGCGAGCTGGCACGCCATACGAGAAAGGGTCGCCAGCTGTATCGTGCCCGCAGAGATATAATGGCCGATACACTTCATGCTGCATTCGGCGAAGCAATAGACTTCAATCTTCCTACGGGTGGCCTGGCCATTTGGCTCCGTCTTCCCTGCGGCGTCGACATACGTAGCTTGGCACATGAAGCTGAGCGGCAAGGATTATCCGTGACTCCAGGAGAATATTTCACCGTGGATGTCATGCCACCGCGTGCATTCCGGCTCGGGTATGGCGCTCTCGACAACAGCCAGATCCAGGAAGCCGTCAAGATACTCTACAGCGCGTACAGACAAGTTCGCTTTGAATCGTCAGTTTTCGCCCCTTAG
- a CDS encoding putative quinol monooxygenase, whose amino-acid sequence MSSTTSHFVVLAEFHLKEGQVPAFLALAHNDANESLANEEGCLAFDVLTPEGSDNLVVLHEVYRDRAAFEHHMQMPHYAPFKEGSEPLLADEPKVRFFYTATRPE is encoded by the coding sequence ATGTCCTCGACCACATCGCATTTCGTCGTACTCGCCGAGTTCCATCTCAAGGAAGGCCAAGTACCTGCGTTTCTCGCCCTGGCGCACAATGACGCCAACGAATCCCTGGCCAATGAAGAAGGTTGTCTAGCATTCGACGTGCTGACGCCGGAAGGCAGCGACAACCTCGTCGTGCTGCACGAGGTCTATCGCGACCGCGCCGCCTTCGAGCACCATATGCAGATGCCCCACTACGCGCCGTTCAAGGAAGGTAGCGAACCACTGCTCGCCGACGAGCCGAAAGTGCGCTTCTTCTACACGGCCACACGCCCCGAATAA
- the pqqA gene encoding pyrroloquinoline quinone precursor peptide PqqA, translated as MTPEVKEICIALEINDYMPAEF; from the coding sequence ATGACCCCGGAAGTGAAGGAAATCTGCATCGCACTGGAAATCAACGATTACATGCCCGCCGAATTCTGA
- a CDS encoding DEAD/DEAH box helicase: MSRMSAPSLRPYQHQAVDNVIAHFQRGDDPAVVVLPTGSGKSLVIAELARLARGRVLVLAHVRELVEQNHAKYRAYGLEADLFSAGLGRKESERQVVFGSVQSVVRSLERFEAHEAWGAFTLLIIDECHRIPPGASAGKVRDDKGASSYHQVIAHLRRHNPRLKVLGLTATPYRLGQGFIYHRHHHGMVRGDADCFFQDCVFEQPLRLMVNQGYLAAPKRVDAALYAEDGEQTRYDFSRLSPGRGGGFEEAELNRVVQGNRATPGIIAEVVEQARERRGVMIFAATVAHAREIMGYLPAVQAALIVGATPGQEREALIEDFKAQRLKYLVNVAVLTTGFDAPHVDLIAILRPTESVSLYQQIVGRGLRLAPGKEDCLILDYAGNPWDLYAPEVGEPRPDSDAEPVQVECPVCEHANLFWGKRDGELVIEHYGRRCQGLLEDTDGQRRQCDFRFRFKVCDQCGAENDIAARACHQCGERMVDPDDKLKAALRLKEAKVLRVSGMQLQAVTNGRGLPRLKVTYHDEDGATLDEWFALETAAQRRAFTLAFLRHHLRAPGIDWQPRSAEDVIAGEQRLKAPDFVVGRKVGRYWQIRDKLFDYAGRYRKADEAG, encoded by the coding sequence ATGTCCCGCATGAGCGCGCCCTCGCTTCGTCCCTACCAGCATCAGGCCGTCGATAACGTCATCGCACATTTTCAGCGCGGCGATGATCCCGCTGTGGTGGTGCTGCCGACCGGTAGTGGCAAGTCGCTCGTTATCGCCGAATTGGCGCGACTGGCACGCGGCCGGGTATTGGTGCTGGCACACGTTCGGGAACTGGTCGAGCAGAACCACGCCAAGTACCGCGCCTATGGCCTGGAGGCAGATCTGTTCAGTGCCGGGCTGGGGCGCAAGGAGAGCGAGCGCCAGGTGGTCTTCGGCTCGGTGCAGTCTGTGGTCAGGAGCCTGGAACGTTTCGAGGCCCACGAAGCGTGGGGGGCGTTCACCCTGCTGATCATCGATGAGTGCCACCGCATTCCGCCGGGGGCGTCGGCGGGCAAGGTCCGGGATGACAAGGGTGCGTCGAGCTATCATCAGGTGATCGCGCATCTGCGGCGCCACAATCCGCGCCTCAAGGTGCTGGGCCTGACTGCGACGCCGTATCGTCTGGGCCAAGGCTTCATCTATCACCGTCATCACCACGGCATGGTACGCGGTGACGCGGACTGCTTCTTTCAGGATTGCGTGTTCGAGCAGCCACTGCGGCTGATGGTCAACCAAGGCTATCTGGCGGCGCCAAAGCGTGTGGATGCCGCGCTGTATGCCGAGGATGGCGAGCAGACCCGGTATGACTTCTCGCGGCTGTCGCCCGGTCGTGGCGGTGGCTTCGAGGAGGCGGAGCTGAACCGCGTCGTGCAGGGAAATCGGGCGACGCCGGGCATCATCGCCGAGGTTGTCGAGCAGGCGCGCGAGCGACGCGGCGTGATGATCTTCGCGGCCACGGTGGCGCACGCGCGGGAAATCATGGGCTATTTGCCGGCGGTGCAGGCGGCACTGATCGTGGGCGCGACGCCAGGGCAGGAGCGCGAGGCGCTGATCGAGGACTTCAAGGCGCAGCGGCTGAAGTATCTCGTCAACGTGGCGGTTCTCACCACCGGCTTCGATGCGCCGCACGTGGATCTGATCGCGATCCTGCGGCCCACGGAGTCCGTCAGTCTGTATCAACAGATCGTCGGGCGCGGTTTGCGCCTGGCGCCGGGCAAGGAGGATTGCCTGATCCTCGATTACGCGGGTAATCCCTGGGACTTGTATGCGCCGGAGGTCGGCGAGCCCCGGCCCGATTCCGACGCCGAGCCGGTGCAGGTCGAATGCCCGGTATGCGAGCATGCCAATCTGTTCTGGGGCAAGCGCGATGGCGAACTGGTCATCGAGCATTACGGCCGTCGCTGCCAAGGCCTGCTGGAAGACACGGATGGCCAGCGCCGGCAGTGCGACTTTCGCTTTCGTTTCAAGGTCTGCGATCAGTGCGGTGCAGAAAACGACATCGCCGCGCGCGCCTGCCATCAATGCGGCGAGCGCATGGTCGATCCCGACGACAAACTCAAGGCCGCGCTGCGCCTCAAGGAAGCCAAAGTGCTGCGCGTCTCGGGAATGCAGTTACAGGCGGTCACCAACGGCCGCGGGCTGCCCCGCCTGAAGGTGACCTACCATGACGAGGACGGCGCCACGCTCGACGAATGGTTTGCGCTGGAAACTGCCGCTCAGCGTCGCGCCTTCACCCTGGCCTTTCTGCGCCATCACCTGCGCGCACCGGGGATCGACTGGCAGCCACGCTCGGCGGAAGACGTCATCGCCGGAGAGCAGCGGCTCAAGGCCCCGGATTTCGTCGTGGGACGCAAGGTCGGTCGTTACTGGCAGATCCGCGATAAGCTTTTCGACTACGCGGGGCGCTACCGCAAGGCCGATGAAGCGGGCTAA
- the mltF gene encoding membrane-bound lytic murein transglycosylase MltF: MLDALLRYMRPAATALVALLALLIPDGRTLPIRDAALSEVLSRDFIQVFTRNTPSTYYEGRHGPTGFEYELVRQFAEELDVSLSIDNQGSIGEVLSAVRDGRADVGAATLALDPAEPGVNYTRPIMSMQPMVIYRHGIAPPKAPEDLLGLDIAALRGSGTGHALRDLQESLPELTWQETDELEVTDLIEMVENGELDAAVVYAHQFKLNRLFFPDVESGFPLGDTQSLVWALPKNSGVALLQAANQFIARLREHGELADLIARYFGHDNYLEYVGASLFIRHAQNRLPRYEDAFKQAARDSGFDWKLLAALGYQESHWKPRATSPTGVRGLMMLTNATAAEVGVSNRLDPEQSIEGGAIYLGHVKGRLQEEITEPDRTWMALAAYNVGLGHLYDAQKIAEMQGGDPYNWADVRKALPLLQKRQWYSKVHHGYARGGEPVIYVRNIRRYYEILNYVDRSRRQFHQLGEREDPMLQGTPFDTVPPVL, encoded by the coding sequence ATGCTCGATGCTCTCTTGCGCTACATGCGTCCAGCCGCGACCGCACTCGTCGCCCTGCTGGCGCTACTGATTCCCGACGGCCGCACGCTTCCAATTCGGGACGCCGCGTTGTCGGAGGTTCTCTCGCGTGATTTTATCCAGGTATTCACTCGCAATACGCCGTCGACCTATTACGAAGGTCGCCACGGCCCGACGGGGTTCGAATACGAGCTGGTACGGCAATTCGCCGAGGAACTGGACGTCAGCCTGTCGATCGATAACCAAGGCAGCATCGGCGAGGTACTCAGTGCCGTGCGCGATGGCCGTGCCGACGTCGGCGCCGCCACCCTGGCGCTCGACCCTGCCGAACCCGGAGTGAATTACACCCGCCCGATCATGTCGATGCAGCCCATGGTCATCTATCGCCATGGCATTGCCCCTCCCAAGGCTCCGGAAGACCTCCTGGGGCTGGATATCGCCGCGCTGCGCGGCTCGGGAACCGGCCACGCGCTACGCGACCTACAAGAGTCCCTTCCCGAGTTGACGTGGCAAGAAACCGACGAACTGGAAGTCACCGACCTCATCGAAATGGTCGAAAACGGCGAGCTCGATGCCGCCGTCGTCTATGCCCATCAGTTCAAGCTCAATCGGCTGTTCTTTCCCGATGTCGAGAGCGGCTTTCCTCTGGGCGACACGCAAAGCTTGGTGTGGGCACTCCCCAAAAACAGCGGCGTGGCGCTCCTGCAAGCCGCCAATCAGTTTATCGCACGTCTGAGAGAACACGGCGAGCTGGCAGATTTGATCGCTCGCTACTTCGGTCATGACAACTATCTCGAATATGTGGGGGCGAGCCTTTTCATCCGTCATGCCCAAAACCGCCTGCCGCGCTATGAAGACGCTTTCAAGCAAGCGGCGCGCGATTCCGGCTTCGACTGGAAACTGTTGGCTGCACTGGGCTACCAGGAATCGCACTGGAAGCCGCGTGCAACCTCACCGACCGGCGTGCGCGGCCTGATGATGCTGACCAACGCCACCGCCGCCGAGGTCGGGGTGAGCAACCGACTCGACCCCGAACAGAGCATCGAGGGCGGCGCCATCTATCTTGGCCATGTGAAGGGTCGCCTGCAGGAAGAGATCACCGAGCCGGACCGTACCTGGATGGCGCTTGCCGCCTACAACGTCGGCCTGGGGCACCTTTACGATGCTCAGAAGATCGCCGAAATGCAGGGCGGCGACCCTTACAACTGGGCAGACGTACGCAAGGCATTGCCCCTGCTGCAAAAGCGCCAGTGGTACAGCAAGGTCCATCATGGTTACGCGCGTGGCGGCGAACCGGTGATTTACGTGCGCAACATTCGTCGCTATTACGAAATTCTCAACTACGTGGATCGCAGTCGGCGCCAATTCCACCAGCTCGGCGAACGCGAGGATCCGATGCTTCAGGGAACGCCTTTCGACACCGTCCCCCCGGTGCTCTAA
- the purL gene encoding phosphoribosylformylglycinamidine synthase — protein MLELRGAPALSAFRHAKLLAALRDAVPEVEALHADYVHFVDHQDTLDDAAQEVLAQLLSYGPVRDGEDAEHEGHLLLVVPRLGTLSPWSSKATDIAHNCGLTQIRRIERGIAYRVTLKGSLDEAAFASLVVALHDPMTETVLANASDAVKLFERHEPAPLGRVDVLGGGRAALAEANDALGLALADDEIDYLLDAFQGLDRNPTDVELMMFAQANSEHCRHKIFNADWHVDGEAQPHSLFKMIKNTYECSSDGILSAYSDNAAVIRGTEAGRFFAAPWLPGREQEARYAATQEPIHILMKVETHNHPTAIAPHPGAATGAGGEIRDEGATGVGGKPKAGLTGFAVSNLRIPEFVQPWEAFDYGKPARIQSALDIMLKAPIGGASFNNEFGRPNLTGFFRTFEQDAEGAGGIERRGYHKPVMLAGGYGNIREGHVAKGEIPVGAKLIVMGGPAMLIGLGGGAASSMASGASSEDLDFASVQRDNPEMERRAQEVIDRCWALGDDNPLCFIHDVGAGGLSNALPELVKDGGRGGRFELRDVPNAEPGMSPLAIWCSEAQERYVLAVAPDDLEAFDALCARERCLYAVVGEATEAHHLDIRDGHFDTRPVDLPMSVLFGKPPKMTRSFERRSSVMPGLGLDNLDLREALDRVLRLPTVASKSFLITIGDRSITGMVARDQMVGPWQVPVADCAVTTASFDTHAGEAMALGERPPVALIDPAASARLAVAEAITNLAAAPIAKLSDVKLSANWMSAAEHVGENQALFDAVHAVGMELCPALGIAIPVGKDSMSMRTAWQSDDEEKSVTAPLTLDITGFAPVTDAMRTLTPQLRLDQDESDLILIDLGRGQNRLGGSALAQVYGQVGDVCPDLEDAEDLKAFFAVIQGLNADGKLLAYHDRSDGGLLVTLLEMAFAARGGLEIKLDWLIDDAYEAFDALFAEELGAVIQVNRRDTEFVLAQLAAAGLETSGVVARPRYDDQVRVTLFEEPLLETTRAIAQRTWTETSYRMQALRDNPQCAKSEFDALLDLRDPGLSAHPSFDVDDDIAAPYVGRGEKPRVAVLREQGVNGHVEMAAAFDHAGFAAIDVHMSDILEGRVDLATMKGLVACGGFSYGDVLGAGGGWAKSILFNGRARDAFEGFFQRDDSFSLGVCNGCQMLSQLKSLIPGAEDWPRFVRNESEQFEARVSMVQVEKSPSILLAGMEGSRLPIAVAHGEGRTEFRDSGHLRSMQTSDQIAMRYVDNYGQVTTRYPANPNGSSSGITGLTTPDGRVTIMMPHPERVARAVTNSWRPAEWQEDGAWMRLFRNARAWLG, from the coding sequence ATGCTCGAACTGCGAGGAGCGCCCGCCCTTTCCGCCTTCCGTCATGCCAAACTGCTAGCCGCGCTGCGTGATGCCGTGCCCGAGGTCGAGGCGCTGCATGCCGATTACGTTCATTTCGTCGACCACCAGGATACGCTCGATGACGCGGCGCAAGAGGTGCTGGCGCAGTTGCTGAGCTACGGTCCCGTCCGTGATGGTGAAGATGCTGAGCACGAAGGGCACCTGTTGTTGGTCGTGCCGCGCCTGGGCACGCTATCGCCGTGGTCATCGAAGGCCACCGATATCGCCCACAACTGCGGTTTGACGCAGATTCGCCGGATTGAGCGCGGCATCGCCTACCGTGTGACGCTCAAAGGCTCGCTCGACGAGGCGGCCTTCGCGAGTTTGGTAGTGGCGCTTCATGACCCGATGACGGAAACGGTGCTGGCCAATGCGAGCGACGCGGTCAAGCTCTTCGAGCGCCATGAGCCTGCGCCGCTGGGGCGTGTCGACGTGCTCGGCGGTGGGCGTGCTGCGCTGGCCGAGGCCAATGATGCACTGGGGCTGGCGTTGGCCGACGATGAGATCGACTACCTGCTCGATGCCTTCCAGGGACTCGATCGCAATCCCACCGATGTCGAACTGATGATGTTCGCGCAGGCCAATTCCGAGCACTGCCGGCATAAGATCTTCAATGCCGATTGGCATGTCGACGGCGAGGCGCAGCCGCATTCGCTGTTCAAGATGATCAAGAACACCTATGAATGTTCCAGCGACGGTATCCTTTCCGCTTATAGCGATAACGCCGCCGTGATTCGTGGCACCGAAGCTGGACGCTTCTTCGCCGCGCCTTGGCTACCGGGCCGCGAGCAGGAAGCGCGCTACGCGGCGACACAGGAGCCAATTCACATCTTGATGAAGGTGGAAACCCACAACCACCCGACGGCTATAGCGCCGCACCCCGGCGCAGCGACCGGCGCCGGCGGCGAGATTCGTGACGAAGGCGCCACGGGCGTTGGCGGCAAGCCCAAGGCCGGGCTGACCGGGTTTGCGGTCTCCAATCTGCGTATTCCCGAGTTCGTGCAGCCCTGGGAAGCCTTCGATTACGGCAAGCCTGCACGCATTCAGTCGGCGCTGGACATCATGCTGAAAGCGCCCATCGGTGGTGCGTCGTTCAACAACGAGTTCGGCCGCCCCAACCTGACCGGCTTTTTCCGCACCTTCGAGCAGGACGCAGAGGGTGCCGGCGGCATCGAACGGCGTGGCTACCACAAGCCGGTAATGCTGGCCGGCGGCTACGGCAATATTCGCGAGGGCCATGTCGCCAAGGGCGAAATTCCGGTCGGCGCCAAGCTGATCGTGATGGGCGGCCCGGCGATGCTGATCGGCCTTGGCGGTGGCGCGGCGTCGAGCATGGCCTCGGGTGCCTCTAGTGAGGATCTCGACTTCGCCTCCGTGCAGCGTGACAACCCGGAAATGGAACGCCGTGCCCAGGAGGTCATCGACCGCTGCTGGGCGCTGGGCGATGATAACCCCCTCTGCTTCATCCACGACGTGGGTGCTGGAGGGCTTTCCAACGCCTTGCCGGAACTGGTCAAGGATGGTGGTCGCGGCGGACGTTTCGAGTTGCGTGACGTGCCCAATGCCGAGCCCGGCATGAGCCCGTTGGCCATCTGGTGCAGCGAGGCCCAGGAGCGCTATGTGCTGGCGGTGGCACCGGACGATCTCGAGGCGTTCGATGCGCTGTGTGCGCGTGAACGCTGCCTTTACGCTGTGGTCGGCGAAGCCACCGAGGCACACCATTTGGACATCCGTGACGGGCATTTCGACACCCGCCCCGTCGACCTCCCGATGAGCGTGCTGTTCGGCAAACCGCCCAAGATGACGCGTTCCTTCGAGCGCCGTTCATCGGTCATGCCGGGACTGGGACTCGACAATCTCGACCTGCGCGAGGCGCTGGATCGTGTGCTACGCCTGCCGACGGTGGCGTCCAAGAGCTTCTTGATCACCATTGGCGATCGCTCGATCACGGGGATGGTGGCTCGCGATCAAATGGTTGGCCCCTGGCAGGTGCCGGTGGCCGACTGCGCGGTGACCACGGCGAGTTTCGATACGCATGCGGGTGAGGCCATGGCGCTCGGCGAGCGACCGCCGGTAGCACTGATCGATCCGGCGGCCAGTGCGCGCTTGGCGGTGGCCGAGGCGATCACCAACCTGGCAGCGGCACCGATCGCCAAGCTTTCCGACGTCAAGCTCTCCGCCAACTGGATGAGTGCTGCCGAGCACGTCGGCGAGAATCAGGCCTTGTTCGATGCCGTGCACGCGGTGGGCATGGAACTCTGCCCGGCGCTCGGCATCGCCATTCCGGTGGGCAAGGACTCGATGTCCATGCGTACCGCGTGGCAATCCGATGACGAGGAGAAAAGCGTCACCGCGCCGCTGACGCTCGATATCACCGGTTTCGCCCCGGTCACCGATGCCATGCGCACCCTGACCCCGCAGTTGCGACTGGATCAGGACGAAAGCGACCTGATCCTGATCGACCTGGGGCGCGGTCAGAATCGTCTCGGTGGGTCGGCATTGGCACAGGTGTATGGGCAGGTCGGTGATGTGTGTCCCGATCTCGAGGATGCCGAGGACCTTAAAGCCTTCTTCGCCGTCATTCAGGGTCTCAACGCCGACGGCAAGCTGCTCGCTTACCACGACCGCAGCGACGGCGGCTTGCTGGTGACGTTGCTGGAAATGGCCTTCGCGGCGCGCGGCGGGTTGGAGATCAAGCTCGACTGGCTGATCGACGACGCTTATGAAGCCTTCGATGCCCTGTTCGCCGAGGAGTTGGGGGCGGTGATTCAGGTCAATCGCCGCGATACCGAGTTCGTGCTCGCCCAGCTCGCGGCCGCAGGACTCGAAACCAGCGGTGTAGTCGCCCGGCCTCGCTATGACGATCAGGTGCGCGTCACGCTCTTCGAAGAGCCGCTTCTCGAAACCACGCGGGCCATCGCGCAGCGTACCTGGACCGAGACCAGCTACCGCATGCAGGCGCTGCGCGACAATCCGCAATGCGCCAAATCCGAATTCGATGCCTTGCTCGATCTTCGTGATCCGGGTCTTTCGGCGCACCCGAGCTTCGATGTCGACGACGACATCGCCGCGCCCTATGTCGGACGCGGCGAGAAACCCCGTGTGGCGGTGCTGCGCGAACAGGGCGTCAACGGGCATGTCGAGATGGCGGCGGCCTTCGATCATGCCGGCTTCGCGGCCATCGACGTGCACATGAGCGATATCCTCGAAGGGCGCGTCGACCTGGCGACCATGAAGGGACTGGTCGCCTGTGGCGGCTTCTCGTACGGTGACGTGCTCGGCGCTGGCGGTGGCTGGGCCAAGTCGATCCTGTTCAATGGCCGCGCCCGCGATGCCTTCGAAGGCTTCTTCCAGCGTGATGACAGCTTCTCGCTGGGCGTGTGCAACGGCTGCCAGATGCTTTCGCAGCTCAAATCGTTGATTCCCGGTGCCGAGGACTGGCCGCGTTTCGTGCGCAACGAGTCCGAGCAGTTCGAGGCGCGCGTGAGCATGGTTCAGGTCGAGAAGAGTCCCTCGATCCTGCTGGCTGGCATGGAAGGCTCGCGCCTGCCGATCGCCGTGGCGCACGGTGAAGGGCGCACTGAGTTCCGCGATAGTGGCCATTTACGCAGCATGCAGACCAGCGACCAGATCGCCATGCGCTACGTGGACAACTACGGCCAGGTAACGACACGCTATCCTGCCAACCCCAATGGCTCCTCTTCGGGGATCACGGGACTGACCACACCGGATGGACGCGTGACGATCATGATGCCGCACCCCGAGCGCGTGGCCCGTGCGGTCACCAACTCCTGGCGTCCCGCTGAGTGGCAGGAAGACGGCGCCTGGATGCGCCTTTTCCGCAACGCACGTGCCTGGCTGGGCTAA
- a CDS encoding MOSC domain-containing protein — translation MTQVTVLAGRTVPLVGSDKTSAIAKTPITDSCYLGWEGFEVDEQADRRLHGGVEKAVHHYPFEHYATWQHELGNLSVLRSAGAFGENLSTVGLMEHTVAVGDIFRLGEATLQVSQGRQPCWKLNLRFGVSDMALRLQNSGRTGWYYRVLEPGVVGCGDTLIKLDSPSPGWTLYRIWHSLYVDTLNFDVLSVIAGLDGLSDSWRKIASKRLQTRQVENWNPRLYSR, via the coding sequence ATGACTCAGGTAACTGTTCTGGCAGGTCGCACTGTGCCCTTGGTCGGCAGCGACAAAACCAGTGCCATTGCCAAGACGCCCATTACAGATTCCTGCTACTTGGGTTGGGAAGGGTTCGAGGTTGATGAGCAAGCTGATCGTCGCCTTCATGGCGGCGTCGAGAAAGCGGTTCATCATTATCCATTTGAACACTACGCTACTTGGCAACACGAACTCGGTAACCTATCTGTGTTGCGCTCAGCGGGAGCTTTCGGTGAGAACCTGTCAACAGTGGGTTTAATGGAACATACAGTCGCTGTTGGCGATATTTTTCGTCTTGGTGAGGCGACTCTGCAAGTTTCACAGGGGCGGCAACCCTGTTGGAAGCTGAATTTACGCTTCGGCGTCTCGGATATGGCGTTGCGACTGCAGAACTCCGGTCGTACGGGGTGGTACTACAGAGTGCTCGAGCCCGGGGTGGTAGGGTGCGGTGATACGCTGATCAAGTTGGATAGCCCAAGCCCAGGATGGACGTTGTACCGTATCTGGCATTCACTTTATGTCGATACTCTTAATTTTGACGTCTTGAGTGTCATTGCCGGCCTCGACGGCTTATCCGACTCGTGGCGCAAGATCGCGTCGAAAAGGCTGCAAACGCGCCAAGTCGAAAACTGGAATCCCCGTCTCTATAGTCGGTAG